One Skermanella sp. TT6 genomic window, CGCTACGAGCGGAAGGGCATCGAGGCCGGCCGCAAGCCTGTGTTCCTGCGCTTCCGGCGCAAACCCCGGGGCTGAGCCGGCGGACCGGGCGCGCCACGGGATGCCCGGCCCGCAAGGCGCCGCACGCCCGGGAACCGGCCGGGCAAGGACCGGCAAGGCGCCCGGAAAGTATTGTGGAAAATCCTTGCGGCCTGCCTCAACTCCGCTATATTCCACTCCGTGATCCCATACGATCCGGTGGTCCCGCCAAAACGGGCCATGCCGGTTCGCATCCGGGTGGGCCACTGGCCCACTTTTTTGTTTTTTTGTCTACAGTTTTTTGAACCGGGCTGCTGAAGCCCGGTCATGTTGCCACAAGTCAGGTGGAATGGACGCAACCGACCGGATACAACAGATCATCGCCCCCTCGGTCGAAGCCATGGGCTACGAGATCGTGCGGGTGCAGGTGTCGGGCACGCAGCGGCCCACCTTGCAGGTGATGGCCGAGCGGAAGGACGATGCCGCCATGACCGTCGAGGATTGCGCCGACATCAGCCGCGCCGTGTCCGCCCTCCTCGACGTGGAGGACCCTATTTCTTCCGCCTACACGCTGGAAGTCAGCTCGCCGGGGATCGACCGGCCGTTGACCCGGCTGAAGGATTTCGAACGGTTCGCCGGCTTCGAAGCGCGCATCGAGACACGCTTCCCGCTGGACGGCCGCAAGCGGTTCCGCGGCATGCTGAAGGGCGTCCGGGACGGGTCCGTGCTGATCGAGACCGATACCGGTCCGGCCGCCATCCCGTTCGACGCCGTGCAGCGCGCCAAGCTGATCCTGACCGACGCACTGATCGCCGCCACCGCGGCTCAGCAGTAGCCGGCCTTTTCGCCTCACGTCCGACTGCCTACTCTAACGAACGCCAGGGACTTCTGGAATGGAACTGCTACAAGTAGCCGATGCGGTCGCCCGCGAGAAGAACATCGACCGGGATGAGGTCCTGGAAGCGATGGAGCAGGCGATTCAGAAGGCAGGCCGCTCCAAGTACGGACATGAACACGACATCCGGGCCCGGATCGACCGCAAGACCGGCGACATCCACCTGATGCGCTATCTCGAGGTGGTGGAGGAGGTCGAGAACGAGACGACCCAGCTCACCCTTCGCGAAGCCCAGCGCATGAAGAAGGACGCGGCCGTCGGGGAGTTCCTGACCGACGAGCTGCCGCCGATCGACTTCGGCCGCATCGCGGCGCAGACGGCCAAGCAGGTCATCGTCCAGAAGGTGCGCGAGGCGGAGCGGCAGCGGCAGTTCAAGGAATACAAGGACCGCGTCGGCGAGGTGGTCAACGGGCTGGTCAAGCGGGTCGAGTACGGCAACGTCACCGTGGACCTGGGCCGGGCGGAGGCGATCCTCCGCCGCGACGAGCTGCTCCCTCGGGAGCACTTCAAGAACGGCGACCGCGTACGCGCGTACATCTACGACGTACGGGCCGAGGCCCGCGGTCCCCAGATCTTCCTGTCGCGGACCCATCCGACCTTCATGGCGAAGCTGTTCTCCCAGGAAGTGCCGGAGATCTACGACGGCATCATCGAGATCAAGTCGGTCGCCCGCGACCCCGGCTCGCGCGCCAAGATCGCGGTGCTGAGCCACGACAGCTCGATCGACCCGGTCGGCGCCTGCGTGGGCATGCGCGGCAGCCGCGTCCAGGCGGTCGTCGGCGAGCTGCAGGGCGAGAAGATCGACATCATCCCCTGGTCCCAGGACCCCGCGACCTTCGTGGTCAACGCCCTGGCCCCGGCCGAGGTGGCCAAGGTCGTGATGGACGAGGAGAGCAAGCGCATTGAAGTCGTGGTTCCCGATGACCAGTTGAGTCTGGCGATCGGACGCCGCGGCCAGAACGTGCGTCTCGCCAGCCAGCTGACCGGCTGGGACATCGACATCATGACCGAGAACGAGGAATCGGAGCGGCGGTCGGAAGAGTTCAAGACCCGCTCCCAGCTCTTCATCGACGCCCTGGACGTGGACGACGTGATCGCCCACCTGCTGGTCGCCGAGGGCTTCTCGTCGGTCGAGGAGATCGCCTTCGCCGAGACCCACGAGCTCGCCGAGATCGAGGGTTTCGACGAGGACGTGGCCGAGGAGCTGCGCGAGCGCGCCCGGACCTTCCTCGACCAGCAGAACAGCGAGATGACCGAACGGCGCCAGGCGCTGGGCGTCGCCGACGAGATCGCGGAGATCGAGGGCCTGACTCCGGTCATGCTGGTCAAGCTCGGCGAGAACGGCGTCAAGACCCTGGACGACCTGGCCGACCTCGCGGGCGACGAGCTGCGCGAGATCGTCGGCAAGGACTCCATGACGCCGGACGACGCCAACGCGATCATCATGGCGGCCCGCGCCCATTGGTTCACCGAGGACGGTGAGCCGGCGACCGCCTCGACCGAGCAGCACTGACCCCGGTTCACCAACCCCAATCTCACCAACCAAGGACCGACCCTGCAACGGATGACCTTACTGAACGCCCATCCCACCCTGCCCCACGAGGCAGCCGCCCCGCCCGACGCGTTCGAGCCCGGTCTCCCCGGGCCCGAACCGCTTGAGGAGGAGGCGATCGGCGGACGGCGCAGCCCCCTGCGGCGCTGCATCGTCACCGCCGTCGTCGCCGACCGCCAGGGCATGATCCGGTTCGTCGCGTCGCCGGAAGGCGCCGTCGTCCCGGACCTGGAGGGCACGCTGCCCGGACGGGGGCTGTGGGTCACGGCGGACCGGGAGATCCTGTCCAGGGCGGTCGCCAGGAACCAGTTCTCCAAGGCCGCCCGCCGCAAGGTCAAGGTCGACCCCGACCTGGTCGACCGGGTGGAAGCGCTGCTCAAGCGGCGCTGCCTCGACTCGATCGGCCTCTGCCGGCGCGCCGGGGTCGCGGTCTCGGGGTTCGAGAAGGTCCGCGAGGCCCTGCGCAAGGGCAAGGCGGGCGCGCTGGTCGCGGCCGCCGACGGGGCGGAGGACGGGCGCGGCAAGATGCGGGCGCTGGCCGGGGAGGCGCCGGTCGTCGACCTGTTCGACGCCGCCGATCTCGGCCACGCCTTCGGTCGCGACCACGTGGTGCATGCGATGCTGGCGCCCGGCCGATTGGCCGCGCGCTTCCTGGAGGAGTGCCGGCGGTATGCCGGTCTTCGCCGGGGTGCCTCGGGTGAAGGCAATTGCGGTCCGGCATCGGCCGGCCGGGCAACAGATACAACGACGAGCTAGTCGGACACAGATGACTGACAGTAACGACCAGGACCGCAAGAAAGTCTTGAGCCTTCCCACCAAGGGCAAGCTCGAGCTGAAGAACAAACCCGCCGATGCCGCCTCGGTTCGGCAGAGCTTTTCCCATGGCCGGTCCAAGACCGTGACCGTCGAGGTCAAGCGCAAGCGGACGATCGAGAAGGGCGCCGCCCCCGGCGTGGCCGACGGCGGCGCCGCGGCCCGCCGCGCGGCCGAGGGGCTGCCCCTCAAGGGCGCGCCCGGCGGCAGGGGCCAGCGTGGCCAGCCCGCCGTCCGGCAGCTCACCAAGGAGGAGCGCGACGCCCGCCTGCGCGCCCTGCAGGGCGCGATCCGTTCCGACGAGGAGCGGCGCCAGGTCGAGGCCGAGCTGGCCGAGGCGACCGTCATCGAGGAACCGGTGATCGTCGAGGAGGCGCCCGAGCCCCAGCTCGACGCGGAGGCCCTGCGCCGGCGCGAGATGGAGGAGCTGAAGCGCATCCAGGACGAGGAGCGCGCCCAGGCCGAGGAAGCGGAGCGCAAGCGCCAGGAAGAGGAAGCCAAGCGCAAGGAGGCGGAAGCCGCCAGGCGCCCGGCCGCCAAGGGCCCGGCCCGCGACGAGGACGAGGCTCCGGCCGCGGCCCGGACCGGCGACGAGGACCGCCGCAAGGCTCCGGCCGCTCCGCGCGCGGCGGAGGCCGCGATCGGCAAGGCCGCCGGCCTGATCTCCCGCGCCGACGAGGACGACGACGGCCGCGGCCGCCGCAAGGCGGCTCCGGGTGCCGGCGGCGCCGCGAAGGCCCCGGCCAAGCCGGCCGCGGCTCCCAAGGGCAAGGCGGGCGACCGCCGCCGCGGCAGCGGCAAGATGACGGTCACCCAGGCGCTGAGCGGCGACGAGTCCGAGCGGACCCGCAGCATGGCGGCGCTGCGGCGTGCCCGTGAGCGCGAGAAGCAGCGCCTGAACAGCCGGCAGGAGACCCAGAAGGTCACCCGCGACGTGGTGGTGCCGGAAGTCATCACCGTCCAGGAGCTGGCCAACCGCATGGCCGAGCGCGGCGCCGACGTGATCAAGTCGCTGATGCGCATGGGCGTGATGGCGACCATCAACCAGACGATCGACGCCGACACGGCGGAGCTGGTCGTCGCGGAGTTCGGCCACCGGATGCGCCGCGTTTCCGAGGCGGACGTCGAGGTCGGCCTGAAGGGCGAGCAGGACATCGAGGAGAACCTCATCCCGCGCGCTCCCGTCGTCACCGTCATGGGCCACGTCGACCACGGCAAGACCTCGCTGCTGGACGCGCTGCGCGCCACCGACGTGGCGAGCCGCGAGGCCGGCGGCATCACCCAGCATATCGGCGCCTACCAGGTGCAGCTGGGCTCGGGCGGCAAGATCACCTTCATCGACACGCCGGGCCACGCCGCCTTCACCGAGATGCGGGCGCGCGGCGCCAACGTCACGGACGTGGTGGTGCTGGTGGTGGCCGCCGACGACGGCATCATGCCGCAGACGATCGAGGCCATCCACCACGCCAAGGCGGCCCAGGTGCCGATCATCGTGGCGATCAACAAGTGCGACCTGCCCGACGCGAACCCCGACCGGGTCCGCCAGGAACTGCTTCAGCACGAGCTGGTCGTCGAGGAGATGGGCGGCGACGTGCTGGCGGTCGAGGTTTCGGCCAAGACCCGCATGGGCCTGGACCGGATCGAGGAGGCCATCCTCCTCCAGGCCGAGATCCTGGAGCTGCGGGCCAACCCGAACCGCGCCGCCGAGGGCGTCGTGATCGAGGCCAAGCTGGAGCGGGGCCGCGGCTCGGTCGCGACCGTGCTGATCCAGCGCGGCACCCTGTCGGTCGGCGACATCTTCGTCGCCGGCGCCGAATGGGGCCGCGTCCGTGCCCTGGTCAACGACCGCGGCGCCAGCGTCGACACCGCCGGTCCGGCGATGCCGATCGAGGTGCTGGGCCTGAACGGGACGCCGCTGGCGGGCGACGAGTTCGCGGTGGTCGAGACCGAGGCGCGGGCCCGCGAGATCACCGAGTTCCGCCAGCGCAAGCGGCGGGAGGCGGCGGCCTCGGCGGCGTCGCGCGGCACCCTGGAGCAGATGTTCACCCGCATCCAGGCGGGCGAGGCCAAGGAGCTGCCGATCGTCATCAAGGGCGACGTGCAGGGCTCGATCGAGGCGATCAGCGGCGCCCTGGAGCGCCTGACCGCCGCCAACACCGAGGTGAAGGTGCGGGTGCTCCACAGCTCGGTCGGCGCCATCAACGAGTCCGACGTGACCCTGGCGAACGCGTCCAAGGCGATGATCTTCGGCTTCAACGTCCGCGCAAACCCCCAGGCGCGCGAGATGGCGAAGCGGGACGGCATCGAGATCCGCTACTACTCGGTGATCTACGACGTCATCGACGACGTGCGGGCCGCCCTCACGGGCATGCTGTCGCCGATCCTGCGCGAGCGGTTCCTGGGCAACGCCCAGATCCGCGAGGTGTTCAACATCACCAAGGTCGGCAAGGTCGCCGGCTGCATGATCACCGAGGGCGTGGTGAAGCGCGGCGCCGGCGTCCGCCTGCTGCGCGACAACGTGGTCATCCACACCGGCACGCTGAAGACCCTGAAGCGCTTCAAGGACGAGGTCCGCGAGGTCCGCGAAGGGTACGAATGCGGCATGGCGTTCGAGAACTACGACAACATCCAGGCAGGCGACGTGATCGAAGCCTACGAGATGGAAGAGGTGGCGCGGCAGCTCTGACCGGGCGCCGCCGCGGATAAGGCCTTGCGGCGCTTCCGGGCGCCGCGGGCCTCTTCCCATTTCGGGGCTTTCCGGAGCCCGCGGACAGGAACAGGGCATGAAGCCCGCCGGCGGGCCAGGCAATCCCCCCGTCGGTACCGACCGGCGCCCGGAGCGCGGCCGGTGGAAGAGGAACCAGATCAATGAGCAGCAAACGCGCAGGACGCAACCCGTCGCAACGCCAACTGCGGGTCGGGGAGGAGTTGCGCCATGCGCTGGCGGAAGTGCTCCGCCGCGGCGATTTCCGCGATCCCGACCTGCAGGACCTGAACGTCACCGTGACCGAGGTCCGGATCAGCCCCGACCTCCGCAACGCGACCGCCTTCATCACCCCGCTGGGCGGCGGCCATTCCGAGGAGACGGTGGCGGCGCTGCGCCGCGCCGCGGCTTTCTTCCGCAGCCAGATCGCCCGCGCGGTCAAGCTGCGCTACGTCCCGACCCTGTCCTTCGAGGCCGACACCTCGTTCGAGTATGCCGACCACATCAACCGCCTGCTGCACGACCCCGAGGTCGCGCGCGACCTGGACGATGAGGAAGAGGACGAGGAGGATGCCGCCGAGACCCACAACGGCGGCAGCCATGACGGCATGAACGGCGACGGCCCCGGCCACGACGAGCCGGAGTACGAGGACGAGGACGATCTCGACGACGAGGATGAGGACGACGAGGACGACGCCGAGTTCGAGGAGGAGGAGGACCTCGACGAGGATGACGACGAGGACGAGGACGTCGAGTACGAGGATGACGACGAGGAGGAGGACAAGCCCGCTCCCCTGAAGTCCTCCAAATCCTCCCCCGGCGGCCGAGGCCCCCGTGGCGCGTAAGCGCAAAGGCGTTCCCGTCCACGGCTGGCTGGTCATCGACAAGCCGGCCGGCATGACGTCCACCCAGGTCATGTCCCGGGTCCGCCGCCTGCTCAACGCGGAGAAGGCGGGGCACGGCGGCACCCTCGACCCGATCGCCACCGGCGTCCTGCCGGTCGCCTTCGGGGAGGCGACCAAGACGGTGGCCTATGCCATGGACGGCGCCAAGACCTACCGCTTCCGCCTGCGCTGGGGCGAGCAGACCACCACCGACGACCTGGAAGGCAGCGTCATCGCGACCAGCCCGAACCGCCCGACCGAGGACGAGATCGAGGCGGCGCTGGAGGCGTTCCAGGGCGAGATCTCCCAGGTGCCGCCCCAGTTCTCGGCGATCAAGGTGGACGGGGAGCGCGCCTACGACCTCGCGCGCGAGGGCGAGACGGTCGAGCTGGCGCCCCGCATCGTCCGCATCGACGGCTTCCACCTGATCGGCCTGCCGGACACCGACCACGCCGATTTCGAGGTGGAATGCGGCAAGGGCACCTACATGCGCAGCCTGGCGCGCGATCTTGCCCTCGCCTTGGGCACCGTCGGGCACATAACGCGCCTGCGGCGGCTCAACGTGGGCTCTTTCACGCTCGAAGACGCGATTTCCCTGGACGATCTGGCGGCCATGGAGCATGGTGCCGCCGTCGAAAGACTTCTGCTTCCGATCGAGACGGCGCTGGACGACATCCCGGCGTTCGCCCTGACCGAGGCCGAAGCGCACCGACTGAGACTTGGCCAAACGGTGGCGTTGTTGCGCCGGCAGGATCGCGAGAGGCTGGAAGGCCTCGATTACGATCCGTCGGGCGACGGTGCTGTCGTTTTAGCCGTTTCCGGCGGCAAGCCGGTGGCGCTGGCCCGCGTCGAAGGGGCGGAGATCCGCCCGGTGCGCGTATTGAACCTGTAAGCATCAACCAGACCCGATTGGAGAGACCCGATGTCGATCACTGCCGAGCGCAAGCAGGAGCTGATCAAGGAATACACCACCGGTGCCAACGATACCGGTTCCCCCGAGGTGCAGGTCGCGATCCTGTCCGAGCGGATCCGGAACCTGACCGAGCACCTGCAGACCCACAAGAAGGACTTCCACAGCCGCCGCGGCCTGCTGGTCATGGTCGGCCAGCGCCGCAGCCTGCTGGACTACCTGAAGCGCAAGAATGTCGGCCGCTACGAGCAGCTGATCCAGCGTCTCGGCCTGCGCCGCTAAGGCCAGGGTCTTTCCGCACACCGCCTACCGGACAATTCCGTTTGCCGAAACCAGCCCGGATCCCTGACCGTCCAGGCTTCGCTTCGCGGAGCGGGCGGCGGGCTGCGGTGTGCGCGGCATCGTTCCGCCCGCGAATGATTTTTTCGCGGGCGGAAGATGCTTTCGGCTCCATTTCATTGATGAGCTTTGCCTGCCGGCCCGGACACGCTCCCGGTCGGCTTTTGGCCTGTGCTCATGCGGGCCTGTTTTCACGCGGGGTCGACAACGACTGAGGACCCCGGCCCACGCCATCCAATCCGGGATGGCTTGGGCGTCGGATGGAAGGAAGAAACAATGTTCAACGTCTACAGAAAAGAAATCGATTGGGGCGGACGCAAGCTGGTCCTGGAGACCGGGAAGGTCGCCCGCCAGGCCGATGGCGCCGTGATGGCGACGTACGGCGAGACGACCGTGCTCTGCACCGTCGTCGCGGCCAAGGCGGCCAAGCCCGGAGTCGATTTCTTTCCGCTGACCGTCAATTACCAGGAGAAGGCGTTCGCCGCCGGCAAGATCCCGGGCGGCTTCTTCAAGCGTGAAGGCCGTCCCTCCGAGAAGGAGACGCTGGTCAGCCGCCTGATCGACCGGCCGATCCGCCCGCTGTTCGCCGACGGCTTCCGCAACGAGACGCAGGTCATCTGCACCGTGCTCAGCCACGACATGGAGAACGATCCCGACATCGTCGCCATGGTCGGCACCTCGGCCGCCCTGACCATCTCCGGCATCCCCTTCCTGGGCCCGATCGGCGCCGCCCGCGTCAGCTACAGGAACGGCGAGTACGCGCTGAACCCGCTGCTCGACGACGAGGAGGGCGATCTCGACCTGGTGGTCGCCGGTACGCGCGACGGCGTGCTGATGGTCGAGTCCGAGGCCAAGGAACTGTCCGAGGACGTCATGCTGGGCGCCGTCATGTTCGGCCATCGCAGCTTCCAGCCGGTCATCGACGCGATCATCGACCTGGCCGAGCAGTGCGCCAAGGAACCCTGGGACATGCCCGCGGCCCCCTATGACGCCGCCGCCATCAAGGCCCGCGTCAAGGAGACCGTCGGCGAGGACATCAAGGCGGCCTATTCCGAGATCCGCAAGCAGGACCGCCAGAACAAGCTGGGCGCCGCCAAGCAGAAGGCGCTGGAGGCCCTGACCTCGGACGAGATCCCCGCCGAGGCGATCGCCGGCACCTTCAAGGACGTCGAGAGCGACGTGCTGCGCGGCACGGTCATCGACACCGGCCGCCGGATCGACGGCCGCTCGACCACCGACATCCGCCAGATCGTGGCCGAGGTCGGCGTGCTGCCCCGCGCCCACGGTTCCGCCCTGTTCACCCGCGGCGAGACCCAGGCCCTGGTGGTCGCCACGCTCGGCACCAGCCAGGACGAGCAGATCATCGACGCGCTGGAAGGCGAGTACCGCGAGAGCTTCATGCTCCACTACAACTTCCCGCCCTACTCGGTCGGCGAGGCGGGCCGCGTCGGCTCCCCCGGCCGGCGCGAGATCGGGCACGGCAAGCTGGCGTGGCGCGCGGTGCGTCCGCTGCTCCCGACCAAGGAGCAGTTCCCCTACACCATGCGCATCGTGTCGGAGATCACCGAATCCAACGGCTCCTCGTCGATGGCGACCGTGTGCGGCGCCTCGCTGGCCCTGATGGACTCCGGCGCTCCCCTGCCCCGTCCGGTCGCCGGCATCGCGATGGGCCTGATCAAGGAGGACCGCGGCTTCGCCGTGCTGTCCGACATCCTCGGCGACGAGGACCACCTGGGCGACATGGACTTCAAGGTGGCCGGCACCGAGAAGGGCGTCACCGCGCTCCAGATGGACATCAAGATCACCTCGATCACCGAGGAGATCATGCGCGTCGCCCTGGACCAGGCGCGCGGCGGCCGGATGCACATCCTGGGCGAGATGGCCAAGGCGATCGGCGGCGCCCGCGAGGCGGTCAACCAGAACGCCCCGCGCATCACCGTGATCAACATCCCCAAGGAGAAGATCCGCGACGTGATCGGCTCCGGCGGCAAGGTGATCCGCGAGATCGTCGAGCAGACCGGCGCTAAGATCGACATCGAGGACGACGGCACGGTCAAGGTCGCGGCGGTCGACGGAAAGGCCAGCCAGGCCGCCATCGACTGGATCCGCGGCATCGTGGCCGAGCCGGAACTGGGCGTGATCTACACCGGCAAGGTCGTGAAGGTGGTCGATTTCGGCGCCTTCGTGAACTTCCTGGGCTCGCGCGACGGCCTGGTCCACATCTCCGAGCTGAAGAACGAGCGCGTCGGCAAGGTCAGCGACGTGGTCAAGCAGGGCGACGAGGTGAAGGTCAAGGTCCTGGGCTTCGACGACCGCGGCAAGGTCAAGCTGTCCATGAAGACGGTCGACCAGGCGACCGGCGAAGACTTGAGCAAGAAGGCCGAGTAGCACGGCGTGACGGCGCCGCCCCGGCCGGGGCGGCGCCGTCTCCGCATTGGTCGCGTTTGGAACAATGGCCGGCGAACCTTGTTTGATCTGATCTCAAGGTTCTACCCGTGTGCGTGAAGAAGAAACGGCGGCTTACGGACCGGTCTCCATCAGGGGAGGGCACACGGAACCTGATAGCTCAGGAGGCCATACGTGCAGACTCCTCCCAAGGAGATGGGCAACATCGCCCTGATCAACCATCCGTCGCGGGAGAACCCCTTCCGCAGCGTGGTCGAAGGCAGCCGGATGCCGATCGTGGTCACCGATCCCAACCAGGACGACAACCCGATCGTCTTCGCGAACCAGGCTTTCGTCGACCTGACCGGCTACGATCTCGACGAGATCATCGGCCATAACTGCCGCTTCCTCCAGGGCCCCGACTCGGATCCGGAAGTACGCCGCCTGATCGGCGGCGCCCTTGCCGAGCAGCACGACATCAAGATCGAGGTCCTGAACTACCGGAAGAACGGCACGGCGTTCTGGAACGAGCTGTATATCAGCCCGATCCATGACGACGAAGGCAATCTGCTCTACTTCTTCGGCTCCCAGCTCGACTGCACGCTGCGCCGCCAGGCCGCCGCCCGCATCGTCGAGGCCAACGCCCAGCTGGAGCGCAGGGTCGAGGAGCGCACCCGCGACCTGGAGCAGGCGCTCCGCCACCGCGAGGTTCTGCTCCACGAGCTTCAGCACCGGGTCAAGAACAACCTCCAGGTCATGGCCAGCCTGATCCGGCTGCAGGCCGGCCGCAGCGACAGCGAGGCGATGAAGGTGGGGTTCGAAAACCTGCTCCACCGCATCAATGCCCTGGAGCTGATCTACCGCAAGCTCTACACGGCCGATGCCGGCCCGACGCTGGAACTCGGCGGCTATCTGGCGGAAATCTGCGAGACGCTGGCGAACTTCCACGGCCCGGACCGCGGCATCGTCCTGGACGTGCGGACCCGGCCCTGCCACGTGCCGGTCGAGACGGCCCTGCCGCTCGGCCTGATCCTGAACGAGCTTGTCACCAACAGCTTCCGCCACGCCTTCGCCGACAGGAAGACCGGCACCATCCGGCTGAAACTCGAACCGCTCGACGGGACCCGCTGGGAGTTGCGGATCGGCGACGACGGGGTCGGCGCCGCCGGCGGCCTGGACTGGGAGACCAACAACAACCTGGGCCTCTCCCTGGTCAAGGCCCTGGCCAAGCAGATCCGTGCCACCGTGGAAGTCGACGGCAGCGCCGGCACCCTGTTCACCCTGACCTTCCAAGCCCAGGCGGCGGATGCCCGGGCCGGACGCTCGGCGGCGGGATAGGGGAAAATCGGCCGCAGATGGACACAGATAGACGCAGATAGGAGTTACGATACTCGTTGCAGATGACCAAGACGTCGGCAATCAGGAGTTCATCTGTATTTATTTGCGTCCATCTGTGGCCGAATCTTTACACCCTCATCATGAAATAGCGCCCCGGCCGGACCGTCTCCGGCGGGCGCAGGGGTTCCCACCGGGGCATGCCCAGGTTCTGGTCGCTGACCACGACGCCGCCGCGCGCCATCAGCCTGTGCAGGCGCGGCGCCAGGAAGGCCGCCAGCTCGGCGTTGGCTCCGGGATCGCCGGAGCCGATATCCACGTGGGCCAGCGCCGCCGGCGCGCCGATCACGGTTCCGGCCGTGTCCAGCGTCTCGAACAGGTCGCCCAGCAGCAGGCACTCGGCGGGGGGAATGCAGTCGGGATGGGCGGCGACCTGCCGCTCGAACACGAAGATCGTGCGCTCCGGCAGCAGCGAGCGCAGATGGTCGTAGGTCCGGCCGTTGCCCAGGCCGAACTCCAGCACCGGCCCGGGAACGTCGCGGATCAGGTCCGCGGCGGCGTTGAGGCAGTCGCGCTGGGCGCTGACCCGCCTGATGAAACTGTCCAACCGGCTCATGA contains:
- a CDS encoding class I SAM-dependent methyltransferase, giving the protein MSRLDSFIRRVSAQRDCLNAAADLIRDVPGPVLEFGLGNGRTYDHLRSLLPERTIFVFERQVAAHPDCIPPAECLLLGDLFETLDTAGTVIGAPAALAHVDIGSGDPGANAELAAFLAPRLHRLMARGGVVVSDQNLGMPRWEPLRPPETVRPGRYFMMRV
- a CDS encoding PAS domain-containing protein, which gives rise to MQTPPKEMGNIALINHPSRENPFRSVVEGSRMPIVVTDPNQDDNPIVFANQAFVDLTGYDLDEIIGHNCRFLQGPDSDPEVRRLIGGALAEQHDIKIEVLNYRKNGTAFWNELYISPIHDDEGNLLYFFGSQLDCTLRRQAAARIVEANAQLERRVEERTRDLEQALRHREVLLHELQHRVKNNLQVMASLIRLQAGRSDSEAMKVGFENLLHRINALELIYRKLYTADAGPTLELGGYLAEICETLANFHGPDRGIVLDVRTRPCHVPVETALPLGLILNELVTNSFRHAFADRKTGTIRLKLEPLDGTRWELRIGDDGVGAAGGLDWETNNNLGLSLVKALAKQIRATVEVDGSAGTLFTLTFQAQAADARAGRSAAG